Proteins from a single region of Salinibacter grassmerensis:
- a CDS encoding acyl-CoA dehydrogenase family protein translates to MSIASYLSEDLGTSVEFDTFRDAFQKKLHKVFRMRGDFDAVSTQRGLPPFMMREIQSMTPLSVFIPEEYGGRGGHVHECQSILATASYESLALSLTLGINGALFLQPLTKYGAESIKPPIFERFIEEKNLGGLMITEPDYGTDALSMETSYTETGDGDYHLTGTKHWAGLTGWADFWLVTARRQGANGDLGRDIDFFVADMNQPEQMIEVEEFYENLGLYMIPYGRNHVDIQVPAQHRLQPESTGVKMMLDTLHRSRIEFPGMGMGFLQRILDEALAHCKERFVGGKSLLEYDQVQRRVADIQAAYTACSAMCLHTSEHAHTDNNLAGSSLSANATKTVVTDLMQNAAQSLLQLTGGKGYRLDHVAGRSVVDSRPFQIFEGSNDVLYQQISESILKSMRQAKERNLRSFLEDHDLTARATDYFSGALDFEVDQSLSQRKLVDLGRVLGRVVTMEMVIELGDRGFRSDLISNCLQSFQEKVERLLASYGRSQTPSVIDDYVEGSAWLDFVEA, encoded by the coding sequence ATGAGCATCGCCTCTTACCTGTCCGAAGACCTCGGGACCTCCGTCGAATTCGACACGTTCCGGGACGCCTTCCAGAAGAAGCTCCACAAGGTCTTCCGAATGCGCGGCGACTTCGATGCGGTCAGCACGCAGCGAGGCCTTCCGCCGTTCATGATGCGGGAGATTCAGTCGATGACCCCGCTCTCGGTCTTCATCCCTGAAGAGTACGGCGGACGGGGGGGCCACGTACACGAGTGCCAGTCCATTTTGGCCACGGCCTCGTACGAGTCGCTCGCCCTCTCTCTCACCCTGGGCATCAACGGCGCTCTGTTCCTTCAGCCCCTCACGAAGTACGGCGCCGAGTCCATCAAGCCCCCAATTTTTGAGCGCTTCATCGAGGAGAAAAACCTGGGGGGGCTCATGATTACGGAGCCGGACTACGGGACCGACGCCCTCAGCATGGAGACCTCTTACACGGAGACGGGGGACGGAGACTACCACCTCACGGGCACCAAGCACTGGGCTGGCCTCACGGGCTGGGCCGACTTTTGGCTCGTGACGGCCCGGCGTCAGGGCGCCAACGGCGACCTGGGGCGCGACATCGACTTCTTCGTCGCCGACATGAACCAGCCCGAGCAAATGATCGAGGTCGAAGAGTTCTACGAGAACCTCGGCCTCTACATGATTCCGTACGGGCGCAACCATGTCGACATTCAGGTCCCCGCGCAGCATCGCCTTCAGCCCGAGAGCACGGGCGTCAAGATGATGCTCGACACCCTGCACCGGAGCCGGATCGAGTTTCCAGGCATGGGCATGGGCTTTCTCCAGCGCATTCTCGACGAGGCCCTGGCGCACTGCAAGGAACGCTTCGTGGGCGGCAAGTCGCTGCTCGAGTACGACCAGGTGCAGCGCCGGGTCGCGGACATCCAGGCCGCCTACACGGCATGCTCGGCCATGTGCCTCCACACCAGCGAGCACGCCCACACCGACAACAACCTGGCCGGCAGTTCCCTCTCGGCCAACGCCACCAAGACGGTGGTCACGGACCTCATGCAGAACGCCGCCCAGTCGCTCCTGCAACTGACTGGGGGCAAGGGCTACCGGCTCGACCATGTGGCCGGCCGCTCGGTGGTCGACAGCCGCCCGTTCCAGATCTTCGAGGGCTCGAACGATGTCCTCTACCAGCAGATCTCGGAGTCGATTCTCAAGTCCATGCGTCAAGCGAAGGAGCGCAACCTCCGCTCATTCTTGGAGGACCACGACCTGACGGCCCGCGCAACCGACTACTTCTCCGGGGCGCTCGACTTTGAGGTCGACCAGTCGCTCTCGCAGCGCAAGCTCGTGGACCTGGGCCGCGTTCTCGGGCGCGTCGTCACGATGGAGATGGTCATCGAGCTCGGCGACCGGGGCTTTCGGAGCGACCTGATCTCCAACTGCCTCCAGTCATTCCAGGAGAAGGTCGAACGCCTGCTCGCGTCCTACGGGCGCTCACAAACGCCGTCTGTGATTGACGACTACGTGGAGGGGAGCGCGTGGCTCGACTTTGTGGAGGCGTAG
- the purQ gene encoding phosphoribosylformylglycinamidine synthase subunit PurQ yields the protein MPARFGVIVFPGSNCDHDAYHAAHDVFDQETRFIWHEEETLGDVDVVIVPGGFSYGDYLRSGAVARFSPIMQDVMQFAEDGGPVFGICNGFQVLCEAGLLPGTLMRNESLRFVCKDTPLRVENADTPFTNALTEGQVVTIPVSHGEGRYYADEDVLARLEANNQVLFRYSTADGEITDDANPNGSVRGIAGLVNEAGNVCGLMPHPERCVESLLGGDDGRLIFESLLNHVSAVTA from the coding sequence ATGCCCGCCCGCTTCGGTGTCATTGTCTTTCCGGGGTCGAATTGTGACCACGACGCCTACCACGCCGCCCACGACGTCTTCGACCAAGAGACGCGCTTCATCTGGCACGAGGAGGAGACGCTCGGGGACGTGGACGTGGTGATCGTGCCGGGTGGGTTCTCGTACGGCGACTATCTGCGGTCCGGTGCCGTCGCCCGCTTCTCGCCCATCATGCAGGACGTGATGCAGTTTGCTGAGGACGGGGGGCCTGTGTTTGGCATCTGCAACGGCTTTCAGGTTCTCTGTGAGGCGGGCCTCCTCCCCGGCACCCTCATGCGCAACGAGTCACTCCGCTTCGTCTGCAAGGACACGCCGCTCCGGGTCGAAAACGCCGACACGCCCTTCACGAACGCCCTGACGGAGGGCCAGGTCGTCACGATCCCCGTTTCCCACGGCGAGGGCCGCTACTACGCCGACGAGGACGTGCTCGCCCGCCTCGAGGCCAACAACCAGGTGCTCTTCCGCTACTCTACGGCGGACGGTGAGATCACCGACGACGCCAACCCAAACGGCTCGGTCCGCGGCATTGCCGGCCTCGTCAACGAGGCGGGCAACGTGTGTGGTCTCATGCCCCACCCGGAGCGGTGCGTGGAGTCACTGCTCGGGGGCGACGACGGTCGGCTCATCTTCGAGTCGCTCCTGAACCACGTCTCGGCCGTCACGGCGTGA
- a CDS encoding inositol monophosphatase family protein — MDSPTHDSPYDLLLDTAVQAARRAAAVIREQAGGPGDVRDKGRNDFVTDADERAQAVIVEYLRETFPRDAILAEEGAAGGENAPVVSGRRWIVDPIDGTTNFMHQVPPYAVSIALQEEGEIVVGVVLDVPHDELFTAVAEHGLQVDGTEAGVSATDAFGDAFLATGLPYRRFDHTDQYLDVLAEVLRDAQGVRRHGSAAIDLAWTACGRFDGFFETGLSPWDIAAGVLLVREGGGRVTNYHDDAGITPVFDQQMCATNGPVHADLLGHLAPMDDVRL; from the coding sequence ATGGATTCCCCTACGCACGACTCGCCGTACGATCTGCTCCTCGACACGGCCGTACAGGCGGCCCGCCGGGCCGCCGCCGTGATTCGGGAGCAGGCCGGCGGGCCCGGCGACGTGCGCGACAAGGGGCGCAACGACTTCGTGACCGATGCCGACGAGCGAGCCCAGGCGGTCATCGTTGAGTATCTCCGCGAGACCTTCCCCCGAGACGCCATCCTCGCCGAAGAGGGAGCGGCAGGCGGCGAGAACGCGCCGGTCGTGTCGGGGCGGCGCTGGATTGTGGACCCGATCGACGGCACGACGAACTTCATGCATCAGGTGCCGCCCTACGCCGTCAGCATCGCGCTGCAGGAGGAGGGCGAGATCGTGGTCGGCGTGGTGCTCGACGTGCCGCACGATGAGCTTTTCACGGCCGTGGCGGAGCACGGGCTTCAGGTGGACGGGACGGAGGCAGGGGTGAGCGCGACGGACGCGTTCGGGGACGCGTTTCTGGCGACGGGGCTTCCCTATCGCCGCTTCGACCACACGGACCAGTACCTGGACGTACTGGCTGAGGTTCTCCGTGACGCTCAGGGGGTGCGCCGGCACGGCTCCGCGGCCATTGACCTGGCGTGGACGGCCTGTGGCCGGTTTGACGGCTTCTTCGAGACTGGACTCAGTCCCTGGGACATTGCGGCGGGCGTTCTGCTCGTGCGCGAGGGCGGCGGGCGGGTCACAAACTACCACGATGACGCCGGGATCACGCCCGTATTCGACCAACAGATGTGCGCCACCAATGGGCCGGTGCACGCCGACCTGCTGGGCCACTTGGCCCCGATGGACGACGTGCGACTGTAG
- the udk gene encoding uridine kinase: MNPPVVIGIAGGSGSGKTTVLNHIIEEFGSDPIAILDHDAYYRDLAHLSPEERARFNFDHPDALETSLMREHLDRLIDGKAIEKPVYDFTTHTRQEETETVEPRPVIIIEGILVLAESALEERMDIKIYVDAADDIRLMRRIRRDMQERDRSIEGVLRQYERTVRPMHLEFVEPSKREADIIIPRGGHNEVAIQMVMSRIQELLRLVEQGTLQA; encoded by the coding sequence ATGAATCCTCCGGTCGTTATTGGCATCGCCGGTGGATCCGGGTCGGGAAAGACGACGGTCCTAAACCACATCATTGAGGAGTTCGGGTCGGACCCAATCGCAATCCTCGACCACGACGCATACTACCGGGACCTCGCCCACCTTTCTCCGGAGGAGCGGGCACGCTTCAACTTTGACCACCCCGACGCGCTGGAGACGTCGCTCATGCGCGAGCACCTTGATCGCCTGATCGATGGGAAGGCGATCGAGAAGCCGGTGTACGACTTCACCACACACACCCGCCAGGAGGAGACCGAGACCGTAGAGCCCCGCCCCGTCATCATCATCGAGGGCATCCTCGTGCTGGCCGAGTCGGCCCTTGAGGAGCGGATGGACATCAAGATCTACGTCGACGCGGCCGATGACATTCGGCTCATGCGCCGCATTCGTCGAGACATGCAGGAGCGGGACCGGTCCATCGAAGGCGTCTTGCGCCAGTATGAGCGGACCGTCCGCCCGATGCACCTCGAGTTTGTAGAGCCCTCGAAGCGGGAGGCCGACATCATTATCCCACGGGGCGGACACAACGAGGTCGCCATCCAGATGGTCATGTCGCGGATTCAGGAACTGCTCCGACTGGTGGAGCAGGGAACGCTGCAGGCATAG
- a CDS encoding HAD family hydrolase, which translates to MDPEFVYFDLDDTLLDHQEAERKALADVRNRYLTIFGARSVDELQETYHTINAPLWRRYADGEINKRTVQQRRFDGLLEAVDAPHADATLIARYYMQRYAEHWAFIPGAREAFEAIADHHPVGVITNGFAEVQEKKFDQFPLLRERSDALVICEDVGALKPDPEVFDHATETVGVSYEDVLYVGDSYRSDVEGAEPVGWRVAWYTRNGTNGHSTNERGFTFSDWAELRDRVL; encoded by the coding sequence ATGGATCCCGAATTCGTATACTTCGACCTCGACGACACACTGCTCGACCACCAGGAGGCCGAGCGGAAGGCCCTGGCCGACGTGCGGAACCGCTACCTGACCATCTTCGGGGCCCGATCGGTCGACGAGCTGCAGGAGACCTACCACACCATCAACGCCCCGCTCTGGCGCCGGTACGCCGATGGGGAGATCAACAAGCGGACGGTGCAGCAGCGACGTTTCGACGGGCTGCTGGAGGCGGTGGATGCCCCCCACGCCGACGCAACACTGATCGCCCGGTACTACATGCAGCGCTACGCCGAGCACTGGGCCTTTATTCCGGGGGCACGGGAGGCGTTCGAGGCCATCGCCGACCATCACCCGGTGGGCGTGATCACGAACGGCTTCGCCGAGGTGCAAGAGAAGAAGTTCGACCAGTTCCCCCTGCTTCGCGAGCGGTCCGACGCCCTCGTAATCTGTGAAGACGTCGGCGCCCTCAAGCCCGATCCGGAGGTGTTTGATCACGCCACAGAGACGGTGGGGGTGTCCTACGAAGACGTGCTTTACGTGGGGGACTCCTACCGGTCCGACGTGGAGGGCGCAGAGCCGGTGGGATGGCGGGTGGCGTGGTACACCCGGAACGGCACCAATGGTCACTCGACCAATGAGCGGGGCTTCACCTTCTCGGACTGGGCCGAGCTGCGCGACCGGGTGCTCTGA
- a CDS encoding rhomboid family intramembrane serine protease: protein MERLLQAPITLALLVSNLGVSLYAFTDPSLLRELSFRPHRIQTHREGYRFLTAGFVHASGAHLAFNMITFYFFGPLLEGILGIGAFLMLYFGSELAAHALTFAAHRDDPNYSAVGASGAISGVVFAFCVFFPLRNLYLFFALPIPAILFAFGYVFGSIYAMGSSDRGGARGSVGDWIAHEAHVGGALAGVILTILLEPRSVQVFLESFRQLLG from the coding sequence ATGGAGCGTCTTCTTCAGGCCCCTATCACACTCGCACTACTGGTCTCCAACCTGGGTGTGAGTCTATACGCCTTCACCGACCCGTCCCTCCTCCGCGAGCTGTCGTTCCGGCCCCACCGCATCCAGACCCACCGGGAGGGCTACCGGTTTCTCACGGCCGGCTTCGTGCACGCCAGCGGCGCGCACCTGGCCTTCAACATGATCACGTTCTACTTCTTCGGGCCCCTGTTGGAGGGCATCTTGGGGATCGGGGCGTTTCTGATGCTCTACTTCGGCTCCGAGCTCGCGGCCCATGCACTCACGTTCGCCGCGCACCGTGACGATCCAAACTACTCGGCAGTGGGGGCGTCCGGTGCCATCAGTGGGGTCGTGTTCGCGTTCTGCGTGTTCTTTCCACTGCGCAACCTCTACCTGTTCTTCGCGCTGCCCATTCCGGCCATCCTCTTCGCGTTCGGGTATGTGTTCGGATCGATCTACGCAATGGGGAGCAGCGACCGGGGCGGCGCGCGCGGCAGCGTGGGCGACTGGATTGCACACGAGGCCCACGTAGGGGGGGCGCTCGCGGGCGTCATACTCACGATCCTCCTCGAGCCGCGCTCCGTACAGGTCTTCCTGGAGTCGTTCCGGCAGCTTCTCGGGTAG
- a CDS encoding biotin--[acetyl-CoA-carboxylase] ligase, with amino-acid sequence MPLSLVEDTQGRLSTDRLGRSMRGFEEVGSTNERAAQWAAEGAPEGATVLTEYQTTGRGRHGRDWTADKGRNLLFSVVLRPTLPPDRFGLFTVAAGVAVAEAVESFVSPHSAALKWPNDVLLEGRKACGILLESSLAPPNTDAVVVLGVGLNVNQTNFPDALADTATSLRLATGRPVPRPPLLARLLESLEHRYDAVQRNGAESVRSAFRERLASLGSSLSLRLPGTDEVLSGTVQGITETGALRLHTADGAEKIVHAGEVTTQR; translated from the coding sequence ATGCCCCTCTCTCTCGTCGAGGACACGCAGGGGCGGCTCTCCACCGACCGCCTCGGCCGGTCGATGCGCGGATTTGAGGAGGTCGGTTCGACGAACGAACGGGCGGCGCAGTGGGCAGCGGAGGGCGCACCGGAGGGCGCCACGGTGCTTACCGAATACCAGACGACCGGGCGGGGACGGCACGGGCGCGACTGGACGGCCGACAAGGGCCGCAATCTTCTCTTCTCCGTGGTGCTACGTCCCACACTGCCGCCGGACCGGTTCGGTCTCTTCACCGTGGCCGCGGGCGTGGCCGTCGCCGAGGCCGTTGAGAGCTTCGTCTCCCCCCATTCGGCCGCCCTCAAGTGGCCCAACGACGTTCTCCTGGAGGGCCGCAAGGCCTGTGGCATCCTGCTGGAGTCGTCCCTTGCCCCGCCCAACACCGACGCCGTGGTCGTGCTGGGGGTCGGCCTCAACGTAAACCAGACCAACTTCCCCGACGCCCTCGCCGACACGGCCACGTCGCTCCGCCTCGCCACCGGCCGCCCCGTGCCGCGCCCGCCACTCCTGGCCCGGCTGCTCGAGTCCCTCGAACATCGGTACGACGCCGTGCAGCGCAACGGGGCCGAATCGGTCCGCAGCGCGTTCCGGGAGCGCCTCGCCTCCCTCGGGTCGTCCCTGTCTCTACGCCTTCCCGGCACCGACGAGGTCCTCTCCGGCACCGTGCAAGGCATCACGGAGACTGGAGCCCTGCGGCTGCACACGGCGGACGGTGCGGAGAAAATCGTGCACGCAGGCGAGGTCACGACCCAGCGCTGA
- a CDS encoding single-stranded DNA-binding protein, with the protein MARGVNKVILIGNLGDDPELRYTGSGTAVCNMSIATNETYTDNDGNEVQNTEWHDVVAWARLGEICNEYLSKGSQVYFEGKLQTRSWEDRDNNTRYSTEVKAQEMMFLDSNRQGGADMDGFDQTREDEALDQTRQEQPAGSSGPQPGQQASSGSEDEDTFEPDDDLPF; encoded by the coding sequence ATGGCACGCGGAGTCAACAAAGTTATTCTTATCGGCAACCTCGGCGACGATCCTGAACTCCGGTACACCGGCAGTGGGACGGCCGTCTGCAACATGTCGATCGCAACCAACGAAACCTACACCGACAACGACGGCAACGAGGTGCAGAACACCGAATGGCATGACGTAGTGGCGTGGGCCCGGCTCGGCGAGATCTGCAACGAGTACCTCAGTAAGGGCTCTCAGGTCTACTTCGAAGGAAAGCTCCAGACCCGCTCCTGGGAGGACCGTGACAATAACACGCGCTACTCGACGGAGGTGAAGGCCCAAGAGATGATGTTTCTCGACAGCAACCGCCAGGGCGGGGCGGACATGGACGGCTTCGACCAGACCCGTGAGGACGAGGCCCTGGACCAAACCCGCCAGGAACAACCCGCCGGCTCCTCCGGCCCGCAGCCCGGGCAGCAGGCGTCTTCTGGAAGCGAGGACGAGGACACGTTCGAGCCGGACGATGATCTTCCCTTCTAG
- a CDS encoding YtxH domain-containing protein, with translation MKETSRKRMTRIGVCSALAGGAVGFALGMLFAPQRGPDARRRIAYQLEQLSAQTRMLFRRLLRSGGESEGRRNSAAVVEDAETRADHIRDDIDALMDELRQASQADDTD, from the coding sequence ATGAAGGAGACGTCACGGAAACGCATGACTCGAATTGGGGTGTGCAGTGCGCTGGCGGGAGGGGCCGTCGGATTTGCCCTAGGCATGCTCTTCGCCCCGCAGCGGGGCCCCGACGCACGCCGTCGCATCGCGTACCAGCTCGAACAATTGTCGGCGCAGACGAGAATGCTGTTCCGTCGGCTCCTTCGGTCTGGGGGGGAGAGCGAAGGGCGCCGCAACAGCGCCGCCGTCGTGGAAGACGCAGAAACCCGAGCCGACCACATCCGCGATGACATTGACGCGCTGATGGACGAGCTCCGCCAGGCGTCGCAGGCCGACGACACAGACTGA
- a CDS encoding enoyl-ACP reductase FabI, protein MDGYDLLDGKTGVIFGALNEDSIAWSIAQACHREGADFVLSNAPVARRLGSLDELADETDSSIIWADATDDEELAELFEEVKDEHGSIDFIVHSIGMGVNVRKDVPYEDLNYNWYEQTLDVSAVSLHRIVNHALNTEAIDDGGSILAMSYIGAERIFSKYSEMGDAKALLESIVRSFGSRLGERDIRINAISQSPTKTTAGSGIDGFDAMYEFAERVAPLGNADADSCADYAVTLLSDLTRMVTMQTLYHDGGFASMGISDKIVEAMEDSLSGEDTET, encoded by the coding sequence ATGGACGGTTACGACCTGCTCGACGGAAAGACGGGCGTCATCTTTGGGGCCCTCAACGAGGACAGCATCGCCTGGTCGATCGCCCAGGCCTGTCACCGCGAAGGGGCGGACTTTGTCCTCTCCAACGCCCCGGTGGCCCGCCGCCTCGGCTCGCTCGACGAGCTGGCGGACGAGACGGACAGCTCCATCATCTGGGCCGACGCCACCGACGACGAGGAGCTCGCCGAGCTCTTCGAGGAGGTAAAAGACGAGCACGGCTCCATCGACTTCATCGTCCACTCCATTGGGATGGGCGTGAACGTGCGCAAGGACGTGCCCTACGAGGACCTTAACTACAACTGGTACGAGCAGACGCTCGACGTGTCGGCCGTAAGCCTGCACCGCATCGTCAACCACGCCCTCAATACCGAAGCGATCGACGACGGCGGGTCAATCCTGGCGATGAGCTACATCGGGGCCGAGCGCATCTTCTCGAAGTACTCGGAGATGGGCGACGCGAAGGCACTGCTGGAAAGCATCGTCCGCTCCTTCGGCTCTCGGCTGGGCGAACGCGACATCCGCATCAACGCCATCTCCCAGAGCCCTACGAAGACGACCGCCGGCTCCGGGATCGACGGCTTCGACGCAATGTACGAGTTTGCCGAGCGCGTCGCCCCCCTCGGCAACGCCGACGCCGACAGCTGCGCGGACTACGCCGTGACGCTTCTCAGCGACCTCACGCGCATGGTTACTATGCAGACGCTCTACCACGACGGCGGCTTCGCCAGCATGGGCATCTCCGACAAGATTGTGGAGGCGATGGAGGACTCGCTCTCGGGGGAGGACACGGAGACGTAA
- a CDS encoding type III pantothenate kinase has translation MLLALDVGNSAVKAGLFSGDELVRAFTVAPPDDDAPAPAHWRAGLASALADVTVSHVGLVSVVPARTDAVTRGLRGFVDAPLTIVEPGLALPFALDYDTPDTLGTDRLAAAAAGWARHGRDASRSVVVVDAGTAVNYEVVHQNGTYQGGAIGPGPVLMRNALQGGTAQLPDAPLSLPETPVGASTQTALQNGILWGLIDSVQGMTTRLADRLPDTPQVVLTGGWGGLLIERLSIEATHAPHLVLRGVRLLAERNRT, from the coding sequence ATGCTTCTCGCCCTCGACGTCGGCAACAGTGCTGTGAAGGCGGGCCTTTTCTCGGGCGACGAGCTCGTCCGCGCGTTCACCGTTGCCCCTCCGGACGACGACGCCCCGGCCCCCGCTCACTGGCGGGCCGGACTCGCCTCGGCTCTCGCCGACGTGACCGTCAGCCACGTGGGGCTCGTGTCCGTCGTCCCCGCCCGCACCGACGCTGTGACGCGTGGACTTCGGGGCTTCGTGGACGCCCCCTTGACGATCGTTGAACCCGGACTGGCACTCCCCTTCGCCCTCGACTACGACACCCCCGACACGCTGGGCACCGATCGGCTGGCCGCGGCCGCCGCCGGGTGGGCCCGGCACGGGCGCGATGCCTCCCGCAGCGTCGTCGTGGTGGACGCCGGGACGGCGGTCAACTACGAGGTGGTGCACCAGAACGGCACCTACCAGGGCGGGGCGATCGGCCCGGGGCCAGTCCTGATGCGGAATGCCCTTCAGGGCGGCACCGCACAGCTGCCGGACGCCCCCTTGTCCCTTCCGGAGACACCGGTCGGCGCCTCTACCCAGACGGCCCTACAGAACGGCATCCTGTGGGGCCTCATCGACAGCGTTCAGGGGATGACCACTCGCCTCGCGGACCGGCTTCCCGACACGCCCCAGGTTGTCCTTACGGGCGGCTGGGGCGGCCTCCTCATCGAGCGCCTCAGCATCGAGGCCACGCACGCTCCTCATCTCGTGCTGCGGGGCGTGCGGCTGCTTGCGGAGAGAAATCGGACGTAG
- a CDS encoding alpha/beta fold hydrolase, whose protein sequence is MHETPFPIHETGSFRYNAEGPADSSLPPVVLLHGMLGDLSNWVDTVEALSDNGYRVLAPVLPVYDFPLSETGVPRLTTHVRDFVDTLDLDRIVLVGNSLGGHVALLYALNHVEKVHAMVLSGSSGIYETTMGSSFFRRQDREFIRERTEMTFYDPVHATEELVDDMLEIVNDRPRAFRLLKIARSADEETVTEQLSQLDMPSLLVWGRDDIVTPPEVGEEFRDRMPDARLEFIDKCGHAPMIEHPDTFNALTLEFLEELAEEAPLTSPSGR, encoded by the coding sequence ATGCACGAAACCCCCTTTCCCATCCACGAAACGGGCTCCTTTCGGTACAATGCGGAGGGCCCCGCCGACTCTTCCCTGCCTCCGGTCGTTCTCCTGCACGGCATGCTGGGGGACCTGAGCAACTGGGTCGATACCGTGGAGGCCCTCTCGGACAACGGCTACCGGGTGCTCGCCCCAGTTCTTCCGGTGTACGACTTCCCGCTGTCGGAGACGGGCGTGCCGCGCCTCACGACACACGTCCGGGACTTCGTGGACACGCTCGACCTCGACAGGATTGTCCTCGTGGGCAACTCCCTCGGGGGGCATGTCGCTCTCCTGTACGCCCTGAACCACGTGGAGAAGGTCCACGCCATGGTGCTCTCCGGGTCGTCCGGCATCTACGAGACCACGATGGGCTCGTCGTTCTTTCGGCGCCAAGACCGCGAATTCATCCGGGAACGCACCGAGATGACATTTTACGACCCGGTCCACGCCACCGAGGAGCTGGTCGACGACATGCTTGAAATCGTGAACGATCGGCCGCGGGCCTTTCGGCTGCTCAAAATTGCCCGCTCGGCCGATGAGGAGACCGTCACGGAACAGCTTTCGCAGCTTGACATGCCGTCGCTGCTGGTGTGGGGCCGCGACGACATCGTCACGCCGCCCGAGGTGGGGGAGGAATTTCGGGATCGGATGCCGGACGCTCGTCTCGAGTTTATCGACAAGTGCGGGCACGCCCCGATGATCGAGCATCCGGATACGTTCAACGCGCTCACGCTCGAGTTCTTGGAGGAGCTCGCCGAAGAGGCCCCCCTCACGTCCCCGTCTGGGCGGTAG
- a CDS encoding YaaA family protein codes for MPDLTVLLSPADQKQPGGNPFAPDMFDYRTSGTFNYFDDLNPDRRELIDTLQEVVDAEDEEALGEVFGVEGYELEEAIRVNGEIYDAPLMSALDRFSPGVMYAAMDFANLPTGAQRRLLENGVILSGLFGLLRPDDLIPNYQLGMGASLPDVGPVADYWGPIISPMLNDSLEDRWVWDLLPEVHRNAWTDEHTYTARVEVQFERVEDGERVPITGEDLEVQRGQFVNFIVQETAEEMEDLREWSEEESDELTFDEDASTYDEDTKTWRIVMVQE; via the coding sequence ATGCCAGACCTGACCGTCCTGCTTTCCCCCGCCGACCAGAAGCAGCCCGGCGGAAATCCGTTTGCCCCGGACATGTTCGACTACCGCACATCGGGGACGTTCAATTACTTCGACGATCTGAATCCCGACCGGCGCGAATTAATCGACACCCTGCAGGAGGTGGTCGACGCGGAGGACGAGGAGGCGCTCGGCGAGGTGTTTGGGGTAGAGGGCTACGAACTGGAAGAGGCCATCCGCGTCAACGGTGAAATCTACGATGCCCCGCTCATGTCGGCGCTTGACCGGTTCAGCCCAGGCGTGATGTACGCCGCCATGGACTTCGCGAACCTTCCAACGGGGGCGCAGCGTCGTCTCCTCGAAAACGGGGTGATCCTGTCGGGGCTGTTCGGGCTCCTGCGTCCCGACGACCTGATCCCGAACTACCAGCTCGGCATGGGGGCGTCCCTGCCGGACGTGGGACCGGTGGCCGACTACTGGGGACCCATCATCAGCCCCATGCTCAACGACAGCCTCGAAGACCGGTGGGTGTGGGACCTGCTCCCTGAGGTGCACCGGAACGCCTGGACCGACGAGCACACCTACACGGCCCGCGTCGAGGTGCAGTTCGAACGTGTCGAGGACGGGGAGCGAGTCCCCATCACCGGGGAAGACCTGGAGGTGCAGCGCGGCCAGTTCGTGAACTTCATCGTGCAGGAGACGGCCGAGGAGATGGAAGACCTCCGGGAGTGGTCGGAAGAGGAGTCCGACGAACTCACGTTCGACGAGGACGCCTCCACCTACGACGAGGACACGAAAACCTGGAGGATCGTCATGGTACAAGAGTAA